The segment TTTTGTATTATATAATTTCTAAATTTTCAAATTATTATTGGAAGCCTTACTGTAAAATTTTCATCTTTTTGAACAAATATTTTCCTATTTGTGAAATAATTATAGCGTTTCTTAATATTTTCGAGTCCAATTTTGAAATTATTTTTTTCTGGTTTTTTCATCAAATTGTTCTCAACTTCCACATAATTTGGTTTCCCAATAAAATTATTAATAACTACAAGATAATCATTTTTGTCTAAATATATTTCAATTTTTAAAGGCATTTCTTCAGAGATAACATTATGTTTTACAGAATTTTCTATCAACATTTGCAAACTCAAAGGTGGAATTTTCGAATTCATAATATTTTCGGGCAAGTTGATATTCATTTCCAGCGAATTCTCATATCTGACCTTCAATAAAAAAGCATATGCTTTACTTACTTCCAGTTCTTCGCTGAGGGAAACCAATTTTCTTTCATTTACACTCAAAATGTACTGATATGTTTGCGAAAAACGTCTGACAAATTTTTCAGCAAGTTCTATATCGCGATAAATTAGCGAAGAAATTGTATTTAAGGAGTTAAACAAATAGTGCGGATTCAATTGACTTTTTAAAGCATCGAATTGCAATTTGAGCTGTTCGCTTGCAAGTTTAACATTTTCTACTTGTATTGAAGCATATTTGCTATACGAATAGTTCATAAAATCGACAATTGTGAAAATAAAAACTAAAACGAAAGTAATAATATTCAGTTTAATAAAAGTATCAGAATGATCTTCGTAGAAAACTGATACAGAAGAATGTGAAACAAAAAATTTCGCATAAGCAAATAGCAAAATTGCAATTATCAAGATTGCGATTAAATTGAAAAAAACAAACTCAATAAAAAACCTAATTGCAAGATTTGTTTTCCAAAAAACTTTCTTGTTCAAGACATTGACAAAATGAAAAAATGTAATACCAATCGAATTAGAAATTATTAAACTATACAATATTTCCTCGAATTGTACGAATACTAAAGGAAATTCCGATGTCTCACAAAAATTTAGGTAAGCAAAAACAAAGAACCCTAAAAAAACACTTATTATTTGATTGTACCAGATTTTTTGCATATAATTTATTGAAAAAAGTATCGTAAACCTGCATCTAAGATTTCCATATATTCATCTAAATTTATAATTCTACCATAAAACAACCTCAAAAGTAATTAGTTTTCTATACATTCCATAACTCTTCTGTATTCAGAATTTGATGATAATGATTTTGCGACCTCCAAATATTTTGCTTTTACTTTTGCTGTTTTCATAGCCTCCCTTGGGCAAATTTTCAACAATACCGAACCTATTTCTATGTTAGATGCAATTTTTTTTGTACTTTCAAGAGTTCTGATAATCATATCCTCTGTTAGATTACTTTTATCAAGAAATTCGCGTAAAACTCGTCCATGTTCGGTATTGCTACTAATGCTGCTTACACCAAGGAAAAATGCGTTCAACAAATCTCTATCATTTGGAAGTTGGCTGATAGAACTTCTTAGGACTAAGCTTAATTCTGTGTCGGAACTTAACCGTTTTGCAGCAAAATAAAAATCTTTGAATGCAGCCTTGTTCATTTCGTGCGTCCTTAAAGTATAGCGCAAAACACTACCTTCTTCAGTATTACTTGTCATTGTATTGACAGTTGCAAAATACGCAATTCTGATTTCATCATCATTAAAATCAATTTTTTTGATTTGGCGTAAGATTGATCCAATTTCGGTATTTGAAGTTAGTTTTTTTACGGTTCGTAACAATTCAGCCATAGTTATATTATTCATATCTTCCTCTCTAAGCAATTCTTTCAAGACACTTCCGGCTTCGGTATTGCTGGTCATAGTATTCACTACTTCAAAATATGTTGTAACTATGTCAGTATTATTGAAATTTACTTTTCTAAGATTTCTCATTAAAGAGCCAATCTCCGTATTCGAAGTAATTCGTCTGATGCACCTCAACATTGCAATCATTGCTTTATCGTTAATATCTTGATTTTTGACAAGGTGTCGAATTGTACTTCCCGCTTCGGTGGAACTTGAGAGTTTATTTAAACTATTAAAATAAGCTTCAATAACATCATTATCGGTAAAATCAATATCTTTCTTTATTGATCTTAAAATTGAGCCTCTTTCGGTATTCGAACTAAGTTTTGAAACACAGTTAAAGTAAGTGCAAGTCAAAGTATTATTTTGCATAAAATTGTCCTGATATTTTCTGTAAAGAGTTGCCCTATCGGTATTTGATGCTATAAGTATAGTGATTTTTTCACAAACCAATTCTGTTTCATGTGTATTTAAAGTGATATTATCGAGAGTTGCTTCAAAATAGCGTTTCATGACACTACTTCTGCTTATTTCTTTTATTTCGGAAATTACTCCATTAATTCCGTGTTTTGCATAGATTCTCTTTACTCGTCCATCAGAATCAATTCCTGAAGTTCTAATTACATCAAGCAAAACATCGGCAAGCCATCTTTTTCCATCAGGTTCGAATGGAATTTCTTTTCTACCTTCACGATATTCATAACTTAAGTTTCCATTACTATCGCTTTCAATATCTATTGATCGTTTGTTGCCGAAAGTTTTCTGACTAAATCGTAGATAGCCATTTGGCGATATGCTTACAATTTCTGTATCCTCATCAGAAACAGTGATTTTTCCTTTAGATTTTACTTCTATAGTTGTTCCGGTATCGTATGAACGAGTTTTAATACAACACTTTGTTTCATAAGCAATTGAGCTATCAATATTTGAGAAATCGGCATGTTTTATTGCATAAGTGTATCTTCCATAAGAATTGCTTGAAAAAATAACACCTACAAGTGAAACTATTAAAAACACAAAAAACATTCTACTAACAAATCTTTTATTTTCCATTACTATACAATTTTATATTTAACATGATGCAAAAATCTACATTAATATAAATGTCGGAAAATTTAAATGAGTGAAATGCATATTTTTTGTCATGAGTTGTTGAAAGAATGTATCAAAAAAATACTCTGATTTGTTATTCCAATTAGATTATAAGTTGAAATTAATCTAAAATGTTTAGCTAATTTTATAATAACATATTTATTCTTTGAATATGTAGCATGTTTTTGTATTTACTTTTCTGTACCAAAAACCAAATTCTTTAGTCACATTCATTATTATAAAATTTTATATTGAGGGGACTTCTAAAAATACAAACTTCTGCCTTGTATCTAAATTTTTATATGCTCATCTACAGAAATAAACTCCGCTATTAAAATTTCTTTTGCCATGAATGTTGCTATTATTGAAGGTCCCCTTGAATTATTGCAAAAGCTCAAAACTTTTTCAAGAATCAATCCTGTCAGATACAAATTTAATGAAAGAATTAAATCTGTTAAATATTTCACCATTAAAGTTATCTTCAGATAGCCTTGTTTTCATGACTGTTTCAGCATCTTCTTTTTTATCTTCCGGCAAAACTAATGATACAGGAAAAGCCTCGCAATGCATGCAATTTCCATTTAGCAATTCATTAACTTCTTTAAATACAAGTGCATGACCGAATTTTTTATCTTTCATTTCAAAACTACTACCACAACAACTTACAAAAATCAATTCTTTCATTGATAGTTTATATTTTTTTACAAATCCTTTCAAAGGCGCAATAAACTTTCCCATCCAAATTGGCCCACATAAAATAATCAAATCGTATTCAGACAAATTCTTCTTGAGCTTTTTAATTCCAAAACTTAGTCCCAATAACAAGAAAAAATGAACATTCAATCTTGGTTTTAATTCCTCAATTTCACAATTTAAGCTTTCGGTAATTTTTTTTGCTAAAAACCGATTACTTCCATTATTTGAATAATAGATTACTATGGCCTTTTTCATATTAAATTTCAAGTTCACTATCAAATTAAACAACTCTAAAACTTACCAAATTTAAGAGAAATTCCGTATGTGAAACCATGTAAAAGATCAGTTTCAAATTCATATTTTTGGCTATCGAAATTATCTAATCTAACATTCGATGTATATCTGTATTTTACGCCAAGCGAAAGTCGCATGAATGATACCAGATTCATCTCAATTTCCATACCCGGTTCAATTACTACAAAAGCGTCGGCATCGTCAACATACCAGTTTTCTGAAGTTTCATACAACCATTTTTCCGTATCGGTATATGCTATCCCTCCTACTCCAATTACAATTGGAAATGCAATATGAACAGGAAACTTTGGCAAAATTATTGGCTCAATCAACAAACCACCATATCCGCCGGAAAGCACATAACGAGTATCGTTTTGCATGTTGTAATCTAATTCATTAGCAAAACCAAAACCTGCAAGACCAATTCCTATTCCATGGTTTAAAATCCAAGCACCTTGTGCACCAACCAAAATTGCATCTTTGTTTGCAATTTGAGAATAGGAAACAGTGATGCCACCATATCCGCCATTTTGGTAATTATTGTTACCAAAAACTGTGCTAACTTCATTGTCTTGAGCCATTAGAAAGGATGAACTCAAAATAAGGCAAATTGCCAAACTCGTTTTTAAAATCTTTGTTTTCATTACTTTAAATTTATTTACTGATTAATATTATTTTCTTTTGATACTTTTCGTAAAATTTCTTTTTTTCATAAAACATAGAATAATAGCTAAATGAAAAGACATTATCAATGATATAAAAAACATCTATCATTTTTTCTAAAGATATATAATTTGTTAAAGTGTGTATTTCACGCCAAGTGCAAAATCCCAAAAATTTACCCTAAAAAAATGCTCGCCGAAGACTTCGACAAATGGCTTAAAATCTAAGGTTACTGCAAGCGGAAAAGTATAAACCCTATATTCAAGCCCGAACATTGCATCAACTCCAACCACAGGCCTAAATCTATTTGTAACTTCGGTGTAATTCGAGCTTATATTGAAGTAAGCTCTTTCTTTATTGGTAAATCCAACATGTGCACCAAGTCCGGAATAAATATAGAGATTATCTTTTCCTTTCCATAAATATGGACGATAGGTTTGAATTATAGCTGTGGCTTGCATCCCATTGTCTCTAAAACTTAAATTTGCTTGTAAAGCTTTTATGTCGTCTTTGAACAACTGAAAAGAAAAACCCGAAGAAACCCCTCCTCTAACGCCATACGATTTTACATAATCTTGTGCCGAAAGCTGATGGACAAACAAAAGTGTAAAAATAATTAATTTGATTTTCATAATTTCTAATATTTATAAACTGATCCTGAACCTAAAATTGAAGTATTGATAATTAGTGGATTACCGATATAATAAACCGAACCACTTCCAAATATTTGAACATCTAACATTTCGCTGACATTAACATAGATATTGCCTGAACCGGAAATTGTAGAGAAACATATTTCCTGAAAAAGATCGTAAGAATAGATAGAACCTGAACCGGTAATTTTAAACTCTGTTTCATGAGCATTTCCATTTAAATAAATATTGCCAGAACCACTAATTTTTGCATCAATTGTTTCTACTGTAGTTGTGGCACTGATATTACCTGAACCGGAAATTTCTAATTCAACATAAT is part of the Bacteroidota bacterium genome and harbors:
- a CDS encoding histidine kinase — translated: MNKKVFWKTNLAIRFFIEFVFFNLIAILIIAILLFAYAKFFVSHSSVSVFYEDHSDTFIKLNIITFVLVFIFTIVDFMNYSYSKYASIQVENVKLASEQLKLQFDALKSQLNPHYLFNSLNTISSLIYRDIELAEKFVRRFSQTYQYILSVNERKLVSLSEELEVSKAYAFLLKVRYENSLEMNINLPENIMNSKIPPLSLQMLIENSVKHNVISEEMPLKIEIYLDKNDYLVVINNFIGKPNYVEVENNLMKKPEKNNFKIGLENIKKRYNYFTNRKIFVQKDENFTVRLPIII